Genomic window (Oryza sativa Japonica Group chromosome 3, ASM3414082v1):
TAGCTGATCACGGTGGAATTAGTACTGAGCACCATTAGAGAGGGCCAGATTGCACGAGAGGTAGTAAAAGGGCGTTTACTACCAAATTACACGTTGTATGCTCGTTCGTTTCACGCTCCTAAGCAGCTAAGCTCCTTCCCTGTTGGTCGTCGTGTTTGGGATCGTCAGATCGAGATCGAGGGGACCTAGGAGGTACCCCTCcgtgaaatggagagagagtatattttttctcctctttattTTTAAGACATAGGGTTCAAACACAAACGCTTATAACATGGCGTACACTCATCCTTAAAAGTAAATAGGTACATTCTACTTCTATAAGATTAGTAAGATATAATTGGACACCCATGGTGTTCTTGACGCTAGTACTCCAAGTCTCCAATGCAGTGGTGAGTGGTGACTTCGTGAGGTGCATGTTGGTTGGGGTGTTGAAGGCACTCGCTCGTGGAGTCGTGGACTGTTGAACGGGAAATCCATGCATACCTGTACGGTGCGGCTATACACAGTTGGGAAGCAAACCTACTAGTACTAGCAAGCAGTAGTAGATTGCAACTCGCCATTTGTACTAGTACATCACGACGATGCCGCAGAAAACAATTGCTTTGGTGTCTTTTTAGAGTGGAAGATCACGGGCCACTGCCCACTGCATTGTCCATTTGTCCCCATGCATGTGAGCGGAGCACTATGATGATGATGTTTTGCACTCTACGGGTGGTCGAGTGAACAACAAGGAAAGCGTTGGTTGCACCAAGCGCGCACTCTTCTGCTACCGCGACGCATGCGCCGGACGCAATCAGATCGTGTGCACTGTGTTAGCGTTCGGACTTTTTCTTTGTACACCTGTGCAACTACGCCTCCGAACTGATTAAAATTAATCGAAGGGAGCATACTAGTAAACACAGGTAAACTTACCATTGTTTAATGCCAACCAATCAAGAACAGCATTTACTGATGGTCAACTGATGACTGCTTCCAGCGTGCGGCAGAGTAGACCACACTGAAAACACTAACACTGCAGGTGGTAGTAGGGCCAAAGCTTGGGTGGGACTCAAAAAGTGGGAAACACCTCAATCCAATTGCAGATATTATGCATTCAGTCAACAAAACATCCATGAGATGGGGCCGCATTGCACACCTGCAAATAGTCGGCATGCAACAGCAAAGGGAGAACACCCACATAAAACGGCAAGGAGAATCGCCACGAGCAACCAACACACTGCGGCGATCACTGGCTACTAAATAATGCATAGAAAGAGCGAACTGACGAAGAGACTTACGAATGCTCAATCTATTttcacctctttttttttacaggaaTGATCCTACCTACCGGAAGTAAATGGAGATGAGAGGGATGTCGACGTCATTCCCATCATCATCTTCACAGGCAACGACGACATCCAGGTGCCTCCTGTATGCCGGAACGTCCACCTTCGCCACCTCCTTGGCGACATCCACGAGCTTCTTGTTCACTCGATCCTTGTGTCTCGGAAACATGGTGTTGTAAAGCAATGAAGTGCCGCAGGAGACACTGTACGCGCTCAGGCCCTTGTCACTCAGCCACTTGAGGAGTTCTGCGACAGTGATGTTGCCCTCGATAGACCACCGATCCCATATGGTCCATCTCATGTCTTGATGCTTGATCACCTTGGGTGGAAGAGGTTCAGCCATGGAGAACATTGGTATTGCCAAGTTAGCAAACGAATTGCGGTAGTCTTCGACGGGGTGCCCACCAGCCAGAACCTTGTAaagctcaaggcacacaagtccTGTTGCCATGGCTGTCGAAGTTGCGATCGCCGGAATGATTCTTCCTGCAATGAACTTCGCCTTCAGCTTGTCGACCTCTTGAATACCATAGTTCCTTGCACGCATATTTGCAAGCCCAGCAATTAAATCCATGTGGAAGTTTGTGTCATCATCCTGTAAAACAATGTATGATGTATAAGCAAAACCAATCACTTCTGTTCATGGAGTGTTTTCTTTATTACACAAACCTAGAAAGTTTTGACAGAAATGCCTATAAAATATGCAAATTTCATGGCTTGTGAACCGAGAAATGCCCCTggttaaaaaaacatgaaatgTCTAATTCATGCTTCACACCAAAAATAATGAGGTAAGTTAATAAAGCGCATATCACACCCAACAACAGCCCTTTTAGGTAGGAAAACCACATATATTTATTAGATGCCAGTAAATCAAACAGACTAAAAGCTAATGTGTAAGGGATAAATGACTCTCATTCTCTCcaaaaatgctgactggatctCTTTTTCTACGGGGAAGGGCAGAAGTCAAGAATGGATTACTATTAACAAGGGAAGAAGGAAACTGATATGGCAACTAAGCTGTATGATTCAGTACAAAGCACATGGCAATGTCTTGTTGATATTTTGCTTATCAGGTGTGAATTTTTTCATCAGTTGATATCCACAGAAAATCAGTTGTTTCCCAGCGTGGAAACACTTTCAAATAATGAACTTTGTACCAAAGAATGTCTTAACAAATGTCTTAACAGCTCACAAAGAAGCTACCAAAAAAACTAAGTAACTAACCTTCTCAAACTGAATAGCCTTCATCTGGAATCCAGGAGGTAATTTTTTTGCAGATGCTTCCAGCTTGGTTAAAAGATCTTCAATAACAGAAGCATCATCAACAGAAGCACTAGAGATGTTAGAAGCTTTCTCATCTGTCTCAATCTTAACCCCACTCTTCGGTTCAAATTCAGGCACTACAACCTTACTAACAGCATCGACCAGATTACTTGTGTTCTTTGCCCAGTCGGGTATGGAGATCCCGAATGACACTGCTCTCAATATGGAAGCAGCCAGTATGAAGTGAATGTGAGATGAATTCACAGTAGAGAATTGCAGTGGGCGAGGAAACCGTTTGGGGGCAGACCAGAAAAAAGCACCCGTGCTAGTGACCGCATCTTCAGGAAATGTGAATGTTAGCTGCTTCACACGATTAGCGAAGTAGTCTTCAAATCTGGTCAAAACAAAGGATATGTTATTGCATTGCATTTGAAGGGAGTTTGTTGGATTATATATTTAAGCCAAAATCATACTCATGTAGCTAAAATGGAAAgtgaaacaataaaaaaattaattattggATCCACTAAAAGATGAGTGTATAGAGACAATAGATCATACTTCAGTCTAGCCCAGGCAATGCAATCTTCAAATCCATCACATCGCTCCTTGTCAAGGCATTCACAAACACGCTCGAGCAATTCCCTTGCTTGAGCATCACCTGCCTTTCTCATAGCAGCAGCATATTGAGCTGGATTGGAAATAAAAGAGTTCACTTCATTTGGAGTTTTCTCTAGCAAACCCTCAAACTCTGAACGAGCCCATGTCAGACAGTGGTCAATATTGTGTGGGAAAGAGTGGACTGTGCACATTGGTGCCTGTTTCTCAGGAGGGTCTCGGGATGCTCCATAGTTTTCAGTAAGGTGAGGAATTACCATTTGTGTATTGCATTTTGGACCCAATGTTCCAGATTCCAAAAGTGGTTTCTGGAAGTACAAGCATCTCATATCCATGTACATCCTAGCATTAACATTATCAAGTGCATTGATGATGACATCAAGGCCCTCCCAGAATTTGTCATGGAACACATGCTCAGTCTCTGGACAGGCACGATTCTGAAGAGCATTAATATGCAGGCTGGAGTTGATAGCACTAGCCGCTGCAGCTGCTACAGTAGATTTAGCCTGCCCAATATTCCAATCACGAAACAGAAATTGGCGGCTCAAGTTGCTTTTCTCAATGATATCATCATCTGTTATAGTTAGCTTTCCTTTAAGGCCACAAGATACTCCCATTAAAGCAAGATTCTTCAAGAATTCACACCCAAGAGCACCAGATCCCACAACAAAAACATTGGCATCTCTCATCTTTTTCTGAAGCTTAGAACCAAAAACAGATATCTGAGCATCATAGCGGCTATTCAATGGTTTCAAGTCTTTTGAGTCCAATGGATAGGTTGGTAGAGATTCCGCTGAATCAAAATAAAAGAACTGCAAAGACAAGAGTTATATCAGACAAAAACAACATATTTACTTCAGCCATAAAAGAGTTTACAGTTCATAAAATGCACCTGGTATTGAGGATGAAATTTCCCAGAGCATGCCTTAACAACTTCTTGGCCGACAATGCCACCAAACATCGCAGCCATTGGGTTTAGAACAGCTCTAGAACCACTTGCAAAATTTCGTAACAACTTCCCATCAAGCTCATCCATCTTGTAATCAATTGTAGCTTCATTGACAGAAGCAACAAACTCAATAAACCTTTGAGCATCTTGGTCACAGCCAGCACCAGGAAAGCGCCCAAATTCTTTCCTGAACTTATCCAAAGCTAGAAATGCGAAGTGCAGAAGAGGAGGACGGTCAAACTTTGAGAAATCGCTCAAAAGGAAATTCCCTGGTTCTCTTATAGAATCTCTGAGACTCTTGAACTCTAAGTTGATCGGCTCTTTCACCTGAGTAACAATTCCACCTTTTGCATAAATACCAAATTTACTTGTATCCTCCTGGATGCAAAATGAATATGGCCTTGCATTTATTATCTTCCTTGGCTTGCCATCATTTAGTTCTGTCATCCCTTGGACCTCTGAGAAGACAACAAGATCACCATCTTGGAATTCAAGGCGCTCATCATCAACGCAGGATATCATTGCAGGATTGTCATTGCTGATGGATGCAATTATACCAGTATGTGGTTCTTCACCATCAACATCCAGAACGGTAAACTTAGGCCCAAAGTCACAAAATACACTACCAAAAAGACCACAAACTTCTGCTTTGATAAAAGAAATTGAAGGCTGGTGGTTACGACAATAATCATCAAATTCAAACGCCTTGTCTAGACTTATGTCAGTGAAAACAACAGCCTGTAAATCAAAACCAGAAGCATGTTTAGTACATAAACATATCTTGTATAATAGCTGGTAAACACAGGGATGTTTAATCAAAATTACACAGTGCAAACCAAAGATTAATAGCAATACTACGAACAACAAAGTTATGTGGTGACAGCCAACTGTGTAGGCAGTGTAGCGTTAGCAAAATATTTGCTTCAGTCATAAAAGGTTTATTAATAGCTCACATTCAGGTCACTTGAATAGATAGTGCTAGTTATATAGATTGTCACATCATCCAtgtcacatactccctccatcccataaaaaacaaacctaGTACGTGATGTGACACATACTAATACCACGAATCTGGATACGCctctatctagattcgtagtactctatctagattcgtagtactaggatgtgtcacatcccttACTAGGTTTGGTTTTTACGGGGCGGAGGGTGTACAATTGAATCAAAAATACTACAGTAGGCCTAGAAAAGTAGACCAGGGTCCAGAAAAATAGAGGATCATCCAAAAGACCAGTGTGAGTTCAGTAACCTTTTACCATGTAAAACCGAGATTAACTTCACCATACAAAACTAAATAATAACTTTCCATGTCACTTCAAGCAGAATTCACAGAAAAATAAAGGTAGATTTGCAAcctgtggagtttatggaagtACCAGATTTTATCATAGTGAAAAGTTAACAGACCTGAAACTTTGAGAGGTGTTCATTGGTCAGATCTTCTGTCAGAGTAGATATAAGAACAGCATTGTTGAGTTCTTGCAGCTTTGCAGTGCAAGCAACAGCCCTATTCTTTCCAATATCATCTTCAGATAGGAAGAAATTGCCTGATAAGTCCCACATTTCCACATTTCCCATATCATGTAGGGTGATAGACTTAACACCCGCTAAAGCAAGATTCTTCGCTGTATGGGAAAAGATTGTTAGTTTCAAAGATCACACAAACCACATAGACACATGTCATAATAAAGTTATGATAATACCATACCAATAACAACAAGCCACGCAAGCATTAGCATGTGTGCACGTACATACGAAGAATATAGCCACACATTAATGGCCATGTTACTTCCCAAGGAAAAATTATAATTCATCAATCTGGTACATCAATACATGTCTCAAACTTTATAATAGTGGCAGGAACGGGAAAATGGAATAGACCTCGATTTCAATTTCATGAGAGGACAAATGTTTTGAACAAAAAAGCAATCCCAATAAAACTAACAGATACTATTTAACTGGGGGAGCAAGGGTAGCCAAATGCCAGcatcaaaacaaatatatcCAAGGCAGCTGGATCAAATTATTTCCTGTCTCGCTGCCAAAGCTGAATGGTACATATCCGGCTTAGGACTAGCCATCTGTCCATTTTAACACCCAAACCTAGCCAATGGACAAGTCTAAAAAAATCGTAATTCGAACTCAAAGTACTAAGTACTAACATCAGGTAGTATCACCAAAGAAACCAGCAGCCTGGCATTGGTCAGAGTTTTCATAGCAGCAAAGCAACCAGATGTCAGTAGTGGTGTTCCTGCCTTTTTAATCGTGAACATATAGAGCTATCAATGTACATACATCCTACACCCATAAAGAACACCAAACAAGATTTACGGAATAAAAACAGTCGGGCCCTTAAAGGTTTAAGCAACAAAATGTCCCCAAATCCGCAAATAGAAAGTAACAACAACAGCATCCACATTCCTGTAAGTTCCACCTGAAACTCAATTCAAATGCGCAATCTAAGGCCATCACTTAGTTTGCTTCTCTGTACTGTCTACCGATGAGAAACAACATCCAAATTTTATTCATCAGTGCAACAAATCTAACATGCCTGCGCATTGCATTGCTAAATATGTTGTGATGCACCAAAATAATCCACATGACAATAAAAACATCAAACAGATTAAACTTCAGCAAAACTAACTGTAAGCAACATCACACCAACAAAGTACTACTAAGCGAGTATCAATTAAATATCCAGATCAGAAATCGAGGGAGACACATACCAATCTCAGCCCCAAGCCCGTTCAGTCCGGAGACGAGGACGTTGGACGCGAAGAGCCGCCGCATCGTCTCCCTCCCGTACACGGCGAGCTGCCTGCTGTGCAGGTCCTCGTCGATCTCCGCCACCTCGCTCCCATTGCCGCTCACcccacccccaccgccgcccgcctccccagCCAccatcgcctccgcctccgacgCCGATGCCCCTACCCGCGCCTTCTTCGCCGGCGCGTCGCTGCTGCTCTCAGCCTCAGCGCCGTTCGCTCTCTTCGTCGGAAGCATATAGCGCGACGGACCACCTGCATCGATCGCCACCACCGAATCGAATCAAAcatccaaaagaaaactcaaaaaaaaaaacaaaaccccCAGGAAGAACCAGGAAATGGCGATCGGAGCAGAGTACGGATCGAAGAACGGAGACCGATCCGGATGCGGGCGATCGGAAGGTGGCGGCTAGGGATTCGCTccgcgcggcgccgccacccTGTGGATGGTTGTGCCTTGcctcttcccttcccttcccttcggCTTGGATGCTATGCCGGCGGAGAAGAGTATATATAACAGTCGCGTGGCGTGGGGAATGGGGTTTTGCGGCAAGCTGGGCAAGCGGGGGAGGGGATGGATGGTACAGGAGTACAGGAGGAGAGGATTAGGGAGGATCGTGGCCGTTGGATGCTGGTATGGACGGCTGTGATGGTGTGAAGATGGCATACTCGCATGTTTTGCCGTTTGTTTGGCCATATGTACGACTAGAGATaaaacaatactccctccgttcaaaaaaaaaaaaaaaaaagacaaaccctagtttccgtgtccaacgtttgaccattcgtcttatttgaaaaaattataaaaaaaattaaaaagacaagtcacgcataaaatattaatcatgttttatcatctaacaacaatgaaaatatgaattataaaaaaatttcatataagatggacagtcaaagttggacacgaaaacccagggtttgcctttttttgggacggagggagtaggtgaaaCTAGCATGGTAGCATGTACAGATTGATTGAGCGGCTAGTatcgttatatttttttatataatagtatatatttttatattttattattaaaatatactcactctatcccataatatttCCATAATACAAGTCGTGCACATATTCCAATATTCAACTTTTAAAACATTAGACCaacaattattataatataaattaaattttatttgctaaaattAATATCATCGGATTgatatttaaatttactttaaggtggttataattttgttacaataaaccttatagtatatgagaaattataagtcaGAGATTAGTTTTGAAGACCATGCCAAGTTTGAccgtgtcttatattatgagatagaggtagtattaaaatattaatataatttttaattatGTACTAACTTGACTAGACTGACTAatatgtaatattcatattgtagtgtactaaaaaaatacacgtgcgttgcaacgggtaaactaTTAGCTGATTAGTGTTTAGTTTTTCATGATATGAGCCTTTAAGAAAATATACTAATGCTAtttcataaaaataaaaaatacttaGTAGAGA
Coding sequences:
- the LOC4332529 gene encoding ubiquitin-activating enzyme E1 3, which produces MLPTKRANGAEAESSSDAPAKKARVGASASEAEAMVAGEAGGGGGGVSGNGSEVAEIDEDLHSRQLAVYGRETMRRLFASNVLVSGLNGLGAEIAKNLALAGVKSITLHDMGNVEMWDLSGNFFLSEDDIGKNRAVACTAKLQELNNAVLISTLTEDLTNEHLSKFQAVVFTDISLDKAFEFDDYCRNHQPSISFIKAEVCGLFGSVFCDFGPKFTVLDVDGEEPHTGIIASISNDNPAMISCVDDERLEFQDGDLVVFSEVQGMTELNDGKPRKIINARPYSFCIQEDTSKFGIYAKGGIVTQVKEPINLEFKSLRDSIREPGNFLLSDFSKFDRPPLLHFAFLALDKFRKEFGRFPGAGCDQDAQRFIEFVASVNEATIDYKMDELDGKLLRNFASGSRAVLNPMAAMFGGIVGQEVVKACSGKFHPQYQFFYFDSAESLPTYPLDSKDLKPLNSRYDAQISVFGSKLQKKMRDANVFVVGSGALGCEFLKNLALMGVSCGLKGKLTITDDDIIEKSNLSRQFLFRDWNIGQAKSTVAAAAASAINSSLHINALQNRACPETEHVFHDKFWEGLDVIINALDNVNARMYMDMRCLYFQKPLLESGTLGPKCNTQMVIPHLTENYGASRDPPEKQAPMCTVHSFPHNIDHCLTWARSEFEGLLEKTPNEVNSFISNPAQYAAAMRKAGDAQARELLERVCECLDKERCDGFEDCIAWARLKFEDYFANRVKQLTFTFPEDAVTSTGAFFWSAPKRFPRPLQFSTVNSSHIHFILAASILRAVSFGISIPDWAKNTSNLVDAVSKVVVPEFEPKSGVKIETDEKASNISSASVDDASVIEDLLTKLEASAKKLPPGFQMKAIQFEKDDDTNFHMDLIAGLANMRARNYGIQEVDKLKAKFIAGRIIPAIATSTAMATGLVCLELYKVLAGGHPVEDYRNSFANLAIPMFSMAEPLPPKVIKHQDMRWTIWDRWSIEGNITVAELLKWLSDKGLSAYSVSCGTSLLYNTMFPRHKDRVNKKLVDVAKEVAKVDVPAYRRHLDVVVACEDDDGNDVDIPLISIYFR